One Halococcus agarilyticus genomic region harbors:
- the coaBC gene encoding bifunctional phosphopantothenoylcysteine decarboxylase/phosphopantothenate--cysteine ligase CoaBC encodes MLRGVNVALGITGSIAAVKTVELAHELRRQGAAVRGVMTESAQGIVHPWAVEFATDNPVVTEITGSIEHVELCGREGWADVLLLAPATANTVGKVASAIDDTPVTTTATTALGADIPVVVAPAMHEPMYDHPGVLDAIERVESWGVAFVPPRIEEGKAKIATEDAIVLETARATGETPLAGRHVVVTSGPTSESIDPVRVLTNRSSGRTGQAVARACYARGADVTLVHDGDDVPYATVEPVESAAEMTAAVEGSVEGADALVSAAAIGDYTVEGSAEKIRSGQENLTLDLEPTPKLIDTVRDAHPDLPIVGFKTETSGDDEAMIAAARGIRSRAGLAFVVANDASVMGEAETRALVVRENEASEYTGDKSGLGARVAESLSGELD; translated from the coding sequence ATGTTGCGCGGAGTGAACGTCGCGCTCGGGATCACCGGCTCGATCGCGGCGGTGAAAACTGTCGAGCTTGCCCACGAGCTGCGTCGTCAAGGAGCCGCGGTCCGGGGCGTGATGACCGAGAGCGCCCAGGGGATCGTCCATCCGTGGGCCGTCGAGTTCGCGACCGACAACCCCGTCGTGACCGAGATCACGGGGAGCATCGAGCACGTCGAACTCTGCGGCCGCGAGGGCTGGGCCGACGTTCTCCTGCTCGCGCCCGCGACCGCCAACACCGTCGGGAAGGTCGCGAGCGCGATCGACGACACACCCGTCACTACTACGGCGACGACCGCGCTCGGGGCCGATATCCCTGTGGTCGTCGCGCCCGCGATGCACGAGCCGATGTACGACCATCCGGGGGTACTCGACGCGATCGAGCGCGTCGAATCGTGGGGCGTCGCGTTCGTCCCGCCCCGGATCGAGGAAGGCAAGGCGAAGATCGCGACCGAGGACGCGATCGTTCTCGAAACCGCACGGGCCACCGGCGAGACGCCGCTCGCCGGCCGGCACGTGGTGGTGACGAGCGGCCCCACGTCGGAGTCGATCGACCCCGTGCGAGTGCTGACCAACCGCTCGTCGGGGAGGACCGGCCAGGCGGTCGCGCGCGCGTGCTACGCCCGCGGCGCGGACGTGACGCTCGTCCACGACGGCGACGACGTTCCCTACGCCACGGTCGAACCGGTAGAAAGCGCCGCGGAGATGACGGCAGCGGTCGAGGGGTCCGTCGAGGGGGCGGACGCGCTCGTCTCGGCGGCGGCGATCGGCGATTACACCGTCGAGGGGAGCGCCGAGAAGATCAGATCGGGCCAAGAGAATCTGACACTCGATCTCGAACCGACCCCGAAGCTGATCGACACGGTTCGGGACGCCCACCCCGACCTCCCGATCGTCGGGTTCAAGACCGAGACGAGCGGCGACGACGAGGCGATGATCGCGGCCGCGCGGGGGATCCGCTCGCGGGCGGGGCTCGCGTTCGTGGTCGCCAACGACGCGAGCGTGATGGGCGAGGCCGAGACGCGCGCGCTCGTGGTCCGCGAAAACGAGGCGAGCGAGTACACTGGCGACAAATCCGGGCTCGGCGCACGCGTTGCCGAGTCGCTGAGTGGCGAACTCGACTGA